One Choloepus didactylus isolate mChoDid1 chromosome 8, mChoDid1.pri, whole genome shotgun sequence DNA window includes the following coding sequences:
- the LOC119543029 gene encoding C-terminal-binding protein 2-like, with the protein MELSQILRRIMQQPISSGVRDCRFHHVPHPQPILAEHVALPAAAGRQALGVAQIPEIASGAAHIRGEMLGLLASVSRGRLLMFKPSSLDSAFCFMQASYLQDSIAWSLDMQKICTLQDLLYQSNCISLHCTLNEQNHHLISDFTIKQMRQGAFLVNAACGRQVEEKASA; encoded by the coding sequence ATGGAATTATCACAGATTTTGAGGAGGATTATGCAACAACCCATCAGCAGCGGTGTAAGAGACTGCCGGTTCCACCATGTGCCACATCCTCAACCTATACTGGCAGAACATGTGGCTCTACCAGCCGCTGCCGGAAGGCAGGCCCTGGGCGTTGCGCAGATTCCTGAGATAGCCTCTGGCGCTGCCCACATCCGTGGGGAGATGTTGGGCCTCTTGGCTTCGGTCTCTCGAGGTAGGCTGTTGATGTTCAAGCCAAGTTCTTTGGATTCAGCATTCTGTTTTATGCAAGCGTCCTACTTGCAGGACAGTATAGCGTGGTCCCTGGACATGCAGAAGATCTGTACCCTGCAGGACTTGCTTTATCAGAGCAATTGCATCTCCTTGCACTGTACTCTCAACGAACAAAACCACCACCTCATCAGTGATTTTACTATCAAGCAGATGAGGCAAGGGGCATTCTTAGTGAATGCTGCCtgtggtagacaggtggaggaaaAAGCCTCAGCTTAA